The Solanum lycopersicum chromosome 6, SLM_r2.1 genome has a window encoding:
- the LOC138349251 gene encoding uncharacterized protein, translating to MDGGGSMAPIMDMLYKMMRRFDASDEQTKELRSYLASIGKQVDAHAIMIKHLELQMAHLSSTVNPRQPDTLPSNVVQNLKNDGHCMAVTTRGGNQTIDPPMSSVVENLKRGDDEVVEVSGELGDKTGKQAEVPQKVTPMPRPQPPFPQRLVKKTEDGKYRRSITMLKQHSINVPLIEDLEKIPIYAKFMKDMVTKKRSVNFENDVTMQHCSSIATRSLVQKKENMGAFTISCTIELLHFAKALCNLGAGINLMPLAINKKLGLGDQKPNAMQLLMANRTANRPIGILHDVLLKVESFIFPVNFVILDCEVDFDVPIILGRSLLATCRTLVNMEKAKTKFWLNNEEVTFNIYRSMRVEKSSKVQIEECMSVEALEALIMNFNSDCIEVYGSLVVALDRGDVQFKPKKLELYMKHRESPPAQQSIHEALKIELKALPPHLRLRLFPVKLKSKWNGPYLITQLFPHCAVDLENKEGVRFKVNGQRIKIYLGYAETANEVIEAYHLDEV from the exons ATGGATGGTGGAGGAAGTATGGCACCAATTATGGATATGTTgtacaaaatgatgaggaggtttgatgctagtgatgagcagaCTAAAGAGTTGAGGAGTTACTTAGCGAGTATTGGGAAACAAGTTGATGCACATGCAATCATgatcaagcatcttgagttgcaaatggcccattTGTCTTCAACTGTGAACCCACGCCAACCGGACACTCTACCTAGCAATGTtgtccaaaatctaaaaaatgatggacattgtatggcagtCACAACTCGAGGTGGTAATCAAACCATTGATCCGCCGATGTCGTCTGttgtagaaaatttgaaaagaggtgatgatgaggtagtggaggttagtggtgagttaGGAGACAAAACGGGGAAACAAGCTGAGGTACCCCAAAAGGTAacccccatgcctagaccacaaCCTCCATTTCCACAAaggttagtgaaaaagaccgaggatggtaaatatcggcgttctATCACTATGCTCAAACAGCattccatcaatgtccctttgatagaagaTCTTGAAAAAATTCCCATTTATGCAaagttcatgaaagatatggtcactaagaAAAGATCAGTCAATTTTGAGAATGATGTTACAATGCAGCATTGCAGttctattgctacaaggtctctagtgcaaaagaaagaaaatatgggTGCCTTCACTATTTCATGTACAATTGAGTTATTACactttgcgaaagcattatgtaaTCTTGGGGCaggcataaatctcatgcctctcgCTATTAACAAGAAATTAGGTTTGGGTGACCAAAAGCCCAATGCAATGCAATTACTGATGGCCAATCGAACGGCGAACAGgcctattgggatactccatgatgtgttaTTAAAGGTTGAGTCATTCATTTTTCCTGTCAATTTTGTGATTCTggattgtgaggtcgattttgacgtgcctattattcttgggaggtcattACTTGCTACGTGTAGAACCTTGGTTAATATGGagaaagcaaaaacaaaattttggttgaacaatgaagaagtgactttcaacatttataggtccatgag GGTTGAAAAGTCATCTAAGGTACAAATAGAAGAGTGTATGAGTGTAGAAGCACTAGAGGCATTAATCATGAATTTTAATAGTGATTGCATTGAAGTGTATGGGTCATTGGTCGTGGctcttgatcgaggtgatgttcagtttaaaccaaagaagttggagttatatatgaagcatcgcgagtctccacccgcACAACAATCTATACATGAAGCTCTAAAAATAGaacttaaggctctaccacctcatctgag gttgcgcttgtttccggtCAAACTTAAATCCAAATGGAATGGTCCCTATTTgatcacccaactattccctcattgTGCGGTTGATTTGGAGAACAAGGAGGGGGTAAGGTTCAAGGTGAACGGGCAGCGAATCAAAATCTATCTAGGGTATGCTGAaacggcgaatgaagtgatcgaggcataccatcttgatgaagtttga